The following coding sequences lie in one Miscanthus floridulus cultivar M001 chromosome 9, ASM1932011v1, whole genome shotgun sequence genomic window:
- the LOC136482105 gene encoding phospholipase A1 EG1, chloroplastic/mitochondrial-like: MAVHLPVSQPFSGLCVKPHQQRGHGSTAAAMAAVAAPPSTFAPQTTRPSAPSIAVNIRHTTPAAPVVMTERVMKKNDETLASMWREIQGARDWAGLVEPLHPLLRAEIVRYGELVAATYKAFDLDTCSKRYLNCKYGKARMLDAVGMASAGYDVTRYIYAAPDIALPGATGPCPSRWIGYVAVGSDETARRLGRRDIVVSFRGTVTGSEWVANMMSSLEQARFDPADPRPDVKVESGFLSVYTSDDATCRFTCGSCRNQLLSEVTRLINKYKHEDTSITLAGHSMGSSLALLLGYDLAELGLNRDGFGNTLPITVYSFAGPRVGNAGFKNRCDKLGVKVLRVVNVNDPITKLPGIFLNENFLWAKLELPWSCACYTHVGVELALDFFKARDPACVHDLDAYIGLLKCPKIAKVKRDGEHLLSKAMKFVLLQSFDTWRWQMAAIQVGELVQAMGL, from the coding sequence ATGGCGGTACACCTCCCGGTATCTCAGCCTTTTTCTGGCCTATGTGTGAAACCCCACCAGCAGCGGGGCCATGGCTCCACCGCCGCGGCAATGGCGGCGGTGGCCGCGCCGCCCTCCACGTTCGCTCCGCAGACGACACGGCCCTCTGCTCCGTCCATCGCGGTGAACATCAGACACACAACGCCGGCAGCACCGGTCGTCATGACCGAAAGAGTGATGAAGAAGAATGACGAGACGCTGGCAAGCATGTGGCGGGAGATTCAGGGCGCCCGCGACTGGGCCGGCCTGGTGGAGCCGCTCCACCCGCTCCTCCGCGCCGAGATCGTCAGGTACGGCGAGCTCGTAGCGGCCACGTACAAGGCGTTCGACCTCGACACATGCTCCAAGCGTTACCTCAACTGCAAGTACGGCAAGGCACGGATGCTTGACGCTGTCGGCATGGCCAGCGCCGGGTACGACGTGACGAGGTACATCTATGCTGCACCGGACATCGCGCTTCCTGGAGCGACGGGGCCGTGCCCGAGCCGGTGGATCGGGTACGTGGCGGTCGGGTCCGACGAGACGGCGCGCCGCCTCGGGCGCCGTGACATCGTCGTGTCCTTCCGTGGCACGGTCACCGGCTCGGAGTGGGTGGCCAACATGATGAGCTCCCTCGAGCAGGCGAGGTTCGATCCGGCGGACCCACGCCCGGACGTGAAGGTCGAGTCGGGCTTTCTCTCCGTCTACACCTCCGACGACGCCACCTGCCGGTTCACCTGCGGCAGCTGCCGAAACCAGCTCCTTTCTGAGGTGACTCGCCTCATCAACAAGTACAAACACGAGGACACCAGCATCACGCTGGCCGGCCACAGCATGGGCAGCTCCCTCGCCCTCCTCTTGGGGTACGACCTTGCCGAGCTCGGTCTCAACCGCGATGGTTTCGGCAATACCTTGCCGATCACCGTCTACTCTTTTGCTGGTCCAAGGGTTGGCAACGCTGGGTTCAAGAATCGTTGCGACAAGCTCGGGGTGAAGGTGCTAAGGGTTGTAAATGTCAATGACCCTATCACCAAGTTGCCCGGCATCTTCTTGAACGAGAACTTTTTGTGGGCCAAGTTGGAGCTTCCATGGAGCTGTGCGTGTTACACGCATGTCGGTGTCGAGCTTGCCCTGGATTTCTTCAAAGCGAGAGATCCTGCTTGTGTGCATGACCTAGACGCCTATATAGGGTTGCTCAAGTGCCCTAAGATTGCAAAGGTGAAAAGGGACGGAGAGCATCTTTTAAGCAAGGCAATGAAGTTTGTGCTTCTACAGAGTTTTGATACTTGGAGGTGGCAAATGGCTGCAATCCAAGTTGGTGAGTTAGTACAAGCCATGGGGTTGTAG